From a single Nicotiana tomentosiformis chromosome 2, ASM39032v3, whole genome shotgun sequence genomic region:
- the LOC138904845 gene encoding uncharacterized protein: protein MWEDSREEGSPPARWSKFPDAFIDHFLPAETKADYVVEFETLKQGSRNVWEYHMEFVRLSKYDVHMMPTMEARVRRFVQGLSPLVINEAATAALNSDMNYGRMVAFAHAREARKLKLRMERESSSMV from the coding sequence atgtgggaagattcccgtgaggaggggagccctccggcgagatggAGTAAGTTCCCGGATGCCTTCAtcgaccatttcttgcctgccgagactaaggcagactatgttgtggagtttgagacccttaaacagggtagtaggaatgtgtgggagtatcacatggagttcgtgcgccTGTCGAAGTATGATGTTCATATGATGCCGACGATGGAGGCAAGagtgcgtcgatttgtgcagggccttagccctttggttattaatgaggctgccacagctgctctaaattctgacatgaactatggaaggaTGGTAGCATTTGCCCACGCTAGGGAGGCTCGAAAgttaaagctcaggatggaacgggaaagtagtagtaTGGTCTGA
- the LOC138904846 gene encoding uncharacterized protein, which translates to MKGNIQRECRASRQGAGRGTAQSSSPTTATSLAHPPARGSSALAGRGTARGGAQSSGGPSRFYAMSGRQSAEASPDVIIGILTVQSHDVYALINPGSYLSYVTPYVATSFGIEPEQLHELFSVSTPVGKSIMATRIYRDCVVKVRGRDTMADPIELGMIDFDVIMGMDWLYSCFAKLDCRTRIMRLEFLNEPNVEWEGNNVMPKGRFISYLKATKMIRKGYIYHLVRVTDTTVEVPTLESVPIVNDFPDVFLDELPRIPPDREIDFGIDMMPGKGYKVDPQKIAAVKDWPRPTTPTEIRSFLGLAGRRLSSSGPMLVKGAFRN; encoded by the exons ATGAAAGGcaatattcagagggagtgtcgtgcatcccgtcagggtgcaggcaggggcacagctcagtcatccagtcctacaaCTGCCACATCTTTAGCAcatcctccagctcgaggctcttCAGCACTCGCAGGGCGTggtacagctaggggtggtgcacagagttcgggaggacccagccgattctatgctatgagtggtcgacagagtgcagaggcttccccagatgtcatcataggtatattgactgttcaatctcatgatgtgtatgcccttattaATCCAGGATCTtatttgtcctatgttactccttatgttgctacgagcttcgggatagaaccggaacagcttcatgagctgttctctgtatctactccggttggcaaGTCTATTATGGCCACACGaatttatagggattgtgttgtcaaggtgcgtggtcgggataccatggccgatcctattgaactagggatgattgattttgatgtaataatgggaatggattggctctattcatgttttgccaaacttgaCTGTCGGACCAGaattatgaggcttgagtttcTTAACGAGCCAAatgttgagtgggaggggaataatgttatgccgaaaggtaggtttatttcttaccttaaggccacaaagatgatcaggaaggggtatatttatcatttggtccgagtGACGGACACCACTGttgaggtgcctacccttgaatctgtaccaattgtgaatgatTTCCCCGATGTCTTTCTGGATGAGCTCCCCAGAATacctccagacagggagattgattttgggattgatatgatgccag GAAAAGGAtataaggttgatcctcaaaaaatTGCGGCGGTaaaggattggcctagacctactactccaacagagattcgtagtttcttgggtttggccgg aaggcggttaagttccagtggtccgatgcttgtgaaaggagctttcaggaattga